A region of the Fischerella sp. PCC 9605 genome:
CCCTTTTCCCCACATCGGCGGATCATGGGGTAGGGAAGGCGTCCCAATTCTCGTAATGCCACACTTTTTTGCTTTTGTAACTGTTCTACATCTTCTAACAGTTGGGGATCAAAAGCTGGCATTGTGTTCATCCGCAACAACCGTAACCGGACATTGCATAGATGAATTCCGTCTAAAGTCCAATCTTTCATCCCGGTTGTACCTAAAGCACAACCGTCACAAACTCCCTTGTTGAGGATATTCCATGCATAAGGCAGGCGATCGCGCGACAGCCAAATAGCACGAAAGACTTCCCAATAATTGTTAGGGTACTGCTCCCCGATACCAAAAGGCTTCCAACTTGCCCAGTTAGAGGGTGTCCAACGCTTTTTCGGTTTCCGCAACATAGGAAGGATAAAAGATAAAGTTTGAAGGCAAAAGGGTAAATCTTCACCCTTCATACTTCACACTTTAGCTTTAAGTATTGGGTTTTGCCGTTGTTAACTTCTGCTTGTTTCAACGAAAGCCCGATCTAAACAAGCCTGTAATTTTTCTGCCAGCACTTGTACATGAGGTTCTTCCAGACAAGTTAGATGCAAACCAGGAATGGAAAGAACATCTAGTCGTCCTGTGACAAAATTACCCCAGCCATATACCGGGCCACATTGTAGACCTACAGTTTGTTGAAAGTAACGTTTCATTTGCTCAGTCAGCAAGAGAACCATTTGACCTGGGTAGACTTGGACAACATATTCTTTCTTTGCCTGCGTGTTAGCATCGATAATCTTTAGATGCTCAGGTGTAGAAGATAGAGGGTTTTCTTCCACATGCAACTTGAGAAGATCATATTCTATATAACACTTTAACCACTGATACCATAGCTGAATTCTTTCCCAAATGTAGGCAGACCCTCCGCGAAGAATATTATTTAAATGCAGCGGAATTCGCTTCAAGAATGGTAAGCGCGTCTTCACATTGGGAAGAAAAGAATCAAATAAAACTAAAATTCCGATCCTCTCACCTTGCTTGTGGAGTTGCTGCGCCATCTCGAAGGCGACTAACCCGCCAAAGGAGTACCCACTCAGAAAATAAGGGCCATGAGGTTGAACCGTTCGGATTTGTTGAATATAGTACGACGCCATATCTTCAATCCGTGTTAAGGGGGGTCGTTTGCCATCAAGTCCTTGTGGTTGCAATCCGTATATCGGTTGATCCGTCCCCAAATGCAATGACAAATTCCGGTAGCAGAGAACTTCTCCAGCTAGACCATGAACACAGAATAACGGCGGCTTTGAGCCATTGGGATTAATTGCGACTAGAGATGACCAATTTTCTGGAGTTTGACTTTGGCTAGTTGCTAATTCCTCTTTTGGGTGAATAATTTGAGCAAGAGCCTCAATAGTTCCAGATTGAAACAGGATGGCTAAGGGAAGTTTTTTACCAAATTGCGTCTCGATTTTCGCGAATAAGTTTAAAGCCAGGAATGAATGTCCACCTAAATCAAAGAAGTTATCTTTAATACCAATGGCTTGAATGCCTAATACTTCTTCCCAAATCTGGGTTAGTTGGTATTCTATTTGATTTCGGGGGGCAACAAAGGTTTTTGCGTCCTCTTGTCTGATTCGCTCAGGTGCGGGTAAGGCTCGACAATCTACTTTACCATTGGGATTTAAAGGTAAAGCCTCTAGCACTACAAAGGCTGAGGGAATCATGTAATTAGGCAGCTTTTCACGCAGGAAATGCCGTAGTTGATTCGCTGTAGCATTTTGCTGAGGCTTGAGGACGACATAGGCAACCAAGCATTTGTCACCAGGAACATCTTCGCGTACAGTTACCAGTGCCTGTTGTACAGCAGGATTTTGATTAAGGGTAGCTTCAATCTCTCCCAACTCAATGCGGAAGCCACGCATCTTGATTTGGTCGTCAATGCGACCGAGGTATTCGATGTTGCCATCGCTCGTGTAGCGGACTAAATCGCCAGTTTTGTACAAGCGTGCTCCTGCTTGCTGGCTAAAGGGATTGGAGATGAACTTAAGAGTGGTCAAATCTGGGCTGTTAAGGTATCCCCGTGCTAATCCCACACCACTAATGTGCAATTCACCAGGTACGCCAATTGGCACAGGTTGTAAATGAGAGTCGAGAATATACACTTGGGTGTTGGCGATCGCGCGACCGATGATTGGCTTGATTTGAGACATTTGCAACTTGCAAAGCGTCGCATCGACAGTGCATTCTGTTGGGCCGTAAACGTTGTAAAAATTAATGTTTTGAGCTTGGGTTAAAGTTTGCCAAGTAGAAGGGGCGATCGCTTCTCCTCCAACCAGTACGCACTTAGGTACATCACCCCCAAGCAACCCTGCCCTTATTAACAGTTCCAATTGCGATGGCGTGCAGTCAAATACGTCGATTTTGTGGTCTTGCAGGTAAGATAACAAGGCATCCCCATCAAATCGCACCATTTCCGGCACTATGTAGAGAGTATGACCTTTGAGTAACTGAATAAATTGTTTAACCGAAGTATCAAAACTCAAAGACCCATTTAAACTAACTCGCAGTTGTGAATCCTGAAATTCGGCATAGACCGCTTTGTGCAGACCCTCCAAAAGATTTACAACACACTTATGTTCGATCAAAACTCCCTTCGGCTTACCTGTAGAACCGGAAGTATAAATGACGTAAGCTAAATTACCAGAGGTAACACCACTGACAACATTCTCCTCACTTTCAGCAGAAATTACAGCCCATTCTGTATCAATGCATACGCACCTGGGGATTTGAGGTAACTTGGACAGCAATTTTTCTTGAGTCAGCAACACCGATACACCGGCATCCTCCAGCATAGAGGCGAGGCGCTCAATCGGATAATTGGGGTCAACGGGTACATAAGCCCCACCTGCTTTAAGAATCCCCAGTAGTCCTACTATTATTTCTAGGTCGCGTTCTACACAAATACCCACCAGTACTTCTGGCCCTACTCCCAAACCACGTAAGTAGTGCGCGAGTTGATTCGCTCGTTGATTTAGTTGCCTATATGTTAGAGACGCGAATGCCCTTGTCTGTACATCCTCAAACACCACCGCCACCGCATCAGGGGTGCGTTCCACCTGCTCCTCAAATAACTGATGGATACACTTGTGTTGGGGATACTCGGTTTGAGTATTGTTCCATTCAAACAGCAATTGCTGTTGTTCTGCTGCTGTCAGTAGAGGCAATTGGGAAATAGGCTGTGCGGGATTAGCTACAATACCTTCTAGCAAAGTCTGGAGATGACCAATCATGCGGGTAATTGTATCCGCATCAAACAGATCGGTACGGTATTCTATCCGGCCAATCATACCTTCGGGTCTTTCATCCATTTCAATGCATAAATGGAACTTGGCTGTACCCGAATGAATATCCATCTGGCTAATTGTCCACCCCAGATCGTGACATTCTGGCAAAGGAGGCTCAAGGACAAACGCTACTTGAAAAAGAGGGTTTTGACCCAATTGACGTTCTGGTTGGAGTACTTCTACTAATTTCTGAAAAGGCAAGTCTTGGTGAGCATAAGCCTCTAGAGTTACCTCTCGTATGCGCTTCAATAGCTCTCGAAAAGCGGGATTGCCAGAGAGATCGGTACGCAGAACTAAATTATTGAGGAAATTCCCCATTAGCCCTTCCACTTCTGGTCGGTTCCGTCCTGCTGTCACCGTGCCGATCGCGATATCTTCTTGGTTTGAATAACGATAAAGTAAGGTTTTAATAGCCGTCGCCAGCGTCATGAAGAGTGTTGTTCCCTCTTGACGACTTAGTATCTTGAGCTTTTCTGTTAAGCTCTTGGACAGTGCGAAACTTTGCTGCGATCCCTGAAACGTTAACTCTGCCAGCTGTGGACGGTTAGTAGGTAACTGCAATGTTGGTAGATTAGCTAGCTTTTGCTGCCAGTAGGCTAGCTGAGTCAATAAAATTTCTTCTTGAAGCCATTGCCGTTGCCAAGCAGCAAAATCTGCGTACTGGAGCGTTAACTCTGGTAAAGGTGAAGGTTGATTGCTAGAGAAGGCTGTGTATAGTGCTTGCAATTCTGGAAGAAGGATGCTGTGCATCGATACCCCATCCATCACCAGATGATGTATAGCTAAATATAGCCTGTTGTCTGTCTCGTCTAGTTGTATCAACATCGGGCGCAGAAGTGGCCCTTGAGCAAGATCAAAGGGTTGCGTTAAATATTCTGTGGCTAACCGTAGGGCTTCTGCTTCTCGTTTCCGATCGGGGAGTTGGCGCAGATCCACTATTGGCAGTGTGACAGGAAAAGCAGGATGAATTACCTGAATGGTTTTCCCGTCCGTTGTTGCAAAAGTAGTTCGCAAAATTTCGTGACGCCGCACGAACTCTGTAAGACTCTGTCCCAAAGCAGCAAAATTAATGCCTCCCCCTAAGCGAATGGTGCAGGTTTCGTTATATATAGGTTCCTCTGGGTGCAATTGCGTGAGAAACCAATATAGTTCCTGAGTAAAAGAGAGAGGCAAGGTTTGGTTGCGTGAAATTGGTTGTATGGACAGTGCTTGTAATCCCTGCTGTTTCTGACAAGTGGCTTCAATGCTATTTGCCAAATTAGCTACTGTAGGGTACTCAAAGCAAGCACTCACAGGCAAGTCCACTTGCAAAATGTCGCGCACCCGAGAAATCACTTTTGCTGCCAACAGTGAATGTCCACCCAATTCAAAGAAGTTATCGTTAATGCCAATTTCAACCCCTAAGACTTCAGTCCAGACGTTAGCTAAGATTGTCTCTATATGAGTGCGGGGTGCAAGGAAACTGGTTGAGCGATTAAAACACGAAGCATCGGGTACAGGTAAAGCACGATGATCGATTTTACCATTGGGATTTAATGGCAAGGCATCCATGAATACAAAGGCACTAGGCACCATGTAATCGGGTAACTGCTCTTGTAAAAAGCGGCGCAATTCGCCTTGAGTGGGAATTTGGTCTGAGTTCGCCACGATGTATGCTACAAGTCGTTTGTCTCCAGGAACGTCTTCGCGGACAATGGCGATCGCTTGTTGCAGGAGCGAATGTTGATTAAGTACAGCGGCAATTTCTCCTAACTCTATGCGGAAACCACGAATTTTGACTTGCTCATCAACGCGGCCAAGAAACTGGATGTTTCCATCTGGCAAGTATCGTGCCAAGTCGCCAGTTTTGTATAATCGGGCACTAAAATCTGAATCAAAGGGATGCTGGATAAACCGCTCTTTAGTCAAATCCGGACGGTTGAAATAGCCTCGCGCCAGACCCACGCCACCGATGTATAACTCTCCACAGTCACCATCTGCAACTGGCTGTAAATTTTCATCCAAAATATAAATCTCAGCATTACTAATTGAGCGACCAATCGGAGCAGTGATATAGTTTGTATGATGCTGACAAACCCAAAAGCTAGTGTCAATAGAAGCTTCAGTCGGGCCGTAACAATTGACCAGTACATTATCCAAATTTAAACGCTCAAAGAAGCGTTCAACCAGTTCAATCGGTAACGCTTCACCACCACTAGTGATGTGCCGCAGGCTTCGACAATTCTCAATTCCCTCTTGTTCGAGTAAAGCACGCAACTGCGACGGTACAAAAGCTGCAACAGTAATTTTCTCATTGGCGATCGCCTCAACCAGGTAACTCATGTCTCGCTGTCCACCCGGACGCGCCATCACCAACTGTGCGCCAAAGCACAACGGCCAGAATATCTGCCAAACTGAGGGGTCGAAGCTAAAAGAAATCGTTTGTAAAACTTTATCGCTTGCAGTTAATGCAAATGTTGTTTGCCGCCAATAAAGTTGATTGCAGATACCGCGATGGGGAATCATGACACCTTTGGGTTTGCCTGTCGAACCAGAGGTGTAGATCACGTAGATGAGGTTGTCAATCGTTGCGTCACTTATTGGATTGGCTTGGCTGTTGCGGGCGATATTAACCCAATCTGAGTCTAGGCAAACTACTTGTGCCTGATGTGTTGGTAGACTTTTAACCAAGTCTGCTGTTGTCAGCATCACTGGTGTTTGGGTATCTTCTAAGATAAAAGCTAAACGTTCGCCAGGATAGGACGGATCTAACGGTACATACGCACCACCCGCTTTGAGAATACCCAGTAATCCCACCACCATCTCTAGGGAACGTTCAACACAAATACCCACCAGTACTTCTGGCCCTACTCCCAAACTCTGTAAGTAGTGTGCCAGTTGGTTCGCCTCTTGGTTTAACTGCCTGTAGGTAAGTTGTTCATCTTCAAATACTACCGCCACTGCATCGGGTGTGCGTTCAACTTGCTTTTCAAAAATTTCATGCACGCACAGATGTTTAGTATATGCATGGCTGTCATTCCACTCCTGTTGGATCTGAGATTTGTTGCTCTGAGTCTGACTATGAATCGAATAATTTTGATGATTGTATGAGTTACTATTTTTTATTTGCATATTTATTGATATTAATAGAATTACTCACTATATAAATCGACTGAGTCACCAAATTTCACAGAATGAATACTAGTGCAGAATGGCGGAAATAAAACTACCATTTAAAATAGCAAAAAAGTCCAGAATACAATTCTTCTAAATGCGTGACTATTGACTTACTCGGTAGCGGTACTAGTTACTGAAATTCACAGTCACTTTATAATTAAACATCAGCTGATTACAGCTTATTACGCTGGTTTTGAAAGCAATACTAATTATACATAAGTCTGTAATAAATCAACTTCTTGATGAGTTATATCAAATCCGTTTGATTAGTTATCGTATCTGCCCTCACCCCTCTCTCCCAACTTGGGAGAGGGGCAGGGGTGAGGGTTTTTAATGAACATGAATTAGCCGGACTTGATATTAGATGCTCTCGTGCTAGTATCAGCTCTTGATGCACTTTTTTTAGCTGGCTCTCATCTTTAATCTCATGCTCAAAATACTTTAAATAACTTTCAAGAAATTGAATACGTAAATGTGGTTCTTCCACATTGATGAGAAAAGGTAAATCACTTTCGACCATAAAGCGGATAGCCAACATAGGAATAGGACTTCGGAGTGGACGGAACTTAGAATTATGCAGTCCTGGGCTTTCAGTACGCTTATGAAATTCTCCTAGCATCAACCCTAATTCCACAAAAGAGGGTTTAAGTTTTTTTTGGACACTATCGATGAATTTGCAAGTATCATCGAGAGTAATATCAGGAAATATCAGTAAAAATGTTTTGTACAAAGCAGCTTGTTTTTCACGCGGTTCTGTTTCTAGAAAAAGCTGTCGGTGCTGGATCACAATTTCTTCAATTTGTTGTGGTTCTAAATCTTTTGTATGAATAACTTTAAAGTGAATGTTATTGGACTTGAGCGATTGCGGCACAAAAGGGCAAACAGGGCCAGTTCTACCTAAATCTGGATGATGTTTTGCTAAAAAACTTTTAACCCATTGCATTATTTCAATTAAATAGGGAAGGTCTTGTTGGAACTGCTCAATTTCAACTAGTGTATATAGTCGCATAGTGTTCAGATTATTTGCAGTTACTTGGGTAGTGACTTTACAGTAGTTTACTAGCGACGCGGTATCAGGCTAAACATCTACTAAAAGACAAAATTTATGCTTGTTTTAGTAGTTTTTCTCGGTTTCTATTTAGGGCTATCTACAGAAAGAGACTGTACACATAAGTCGAATGTCGGCATCTTAATTTATTAAATAAATAACCTGAATTATTTAAATTTTATTTATTTAATAATTTAATGCTAATCATCTGAAAACTTGACTAGTAGTTTATATCATTAATTTATGAGGAGCTAAAAATACCCCAAAGTACGTAAAACTCAGAATATGGAAATCAAGTTACTCTTCATCATTAATGACATACTCCAGTGGCTCACCAAATAAATTTTGCGAGATGATTTGGTTTTTTATAACCTCTTTATTCAAAGAAACTCAGTTTATTTGAATCTGGAAGATTTTTATGAAATGTCCACTTGGCTATTAACACCCCTTGTGTAAGAGTTGTTTCTCTTACACTGCAAATTTGTAAATATATATGTGCTTAATATTATTCTGAACTTGTTTATCCAAAATTTTTATGATATTTAGGTTTAAATACGAACTCTTTTTATCAAGATTGTATAAAACGGCTCTTTTGATTTCAAAAATATATTATAATGATTAATTTTTTGTAGTATCATTTGAGAATTATTGCTTAAACATCGATACTAATTAAATCAGCTAAACACACGCTCAAACAGCTAGCGTTCTTACGTGCCATTAATCTGCCGAGAATTGAGTCGTAAATAAAATGCCAGCTGCGATCGCACACTTCAACTTGGCTTTGAATCACAAGATTAAGTAACGTAGTTGGTCATAGCGCTGACTGTCCACGTTTAGCCACAATATCCCAGTTGACTTTCATGTAGCCCTGTTCAATATGGGTAAAGTGCTTCCTTAATTGCTGATGGGCATCAGGCAGGGCGTGAAATGGAATTGATGGGTATAAATGGTGTTCGGCATGAAATGGCATATTCCACATTAAAAATCGCACAGGCCAGAGTGTCAAGGTTGTGCGTGTATTCGTGAGCAGATTAGCATCAAGAGAGCAACCTGTGTGTTCTGCCAGCAGAATAAAACGCAAAATCGGTTGACCGACTAAGAGCGGCAGGAGCCAATAGAGTAAAAACCAAGGCTGACCTACAATTATGGAGAGAGCGATCGCAGCTGCATAAACAGTTAATTGCCATCGCGTAGATCGAATGACTTCGGCTCGTGCTGTTTCTGGTATAAATGGGCAATCGTCAAGTTGACCAAGTGCAGCACGAAAATGCCCCCGTATCTTTCCTTGCCACCAGGGTAAACCACTAATGATCAACAGGTATTTACCCAGATTACTGGGCTGGAGGTCGGTTAATTCC
Encoded here:
- a CDS encoding DUF6875 domain-containing protein, which produces MRLYTLVEIEQFQQDLPYLIEIMQWVKSFLAKHHPDLGRTGPVCPFVPQSLKSNNIHFKVIHTKDLEPQQIEEIVIQHRQLFLETEPREKQAALYKTFLLIFPDITLDDTCKFIDSVQKKLKPSFVELGLMLGEFHKRTESPGLHNSKFRPLRSPIPMLAIRFMVESDLPFLINVEEPHLRIQFLESYLKYFEHEIKDESQLKKVHQELILAREHLISSPANSCSLKTLTPAPLPSWERGVRADTITNQTDLI
- a CDS encoding fatty acid desaturase → MSSDAITQSEFLDNKAQKQQNARQILSVKELSVLSDRSNGQGLIQLAGHLTVMGCSGYLWATNFGNWLLAIPALIIYGFSIASMFAPMHEGVHRTPFANNRLNDAVAWCAGVLSFYNSTFYRHYHKWHHLYTRVPGKDPELTDLQPSNLGKYLLIISGLPWWQGKIRGHFRAALGQLDDCPFIPETARAEVIRSTRWQLTVYAAAIALSIIVGQPWFLLYWLLPLLVGQPILRFILLAEHTGCSLDANLLTNTRTTLTLWPVRFLMWNMPFHAEHHLYPSIPFHALPDAHQQLRKHFTHIEQGYMKVNWDIVAKRGQSAL